The window GGCCAGCCGGTGATCGTGCGGGACGATCAGGCGCAGGTCCTCGCTGGAGAAGCGCCGTGCCTCCAGTCCGTCCGGCAGGGCGTGCGAGGCGTCCACGGCCAGGGTCGCGTCGAGTTCGCCTTCCGCGACCTGCTGGATCAGCCTGGGCGTGTGGTCGGAATGCAGGCTGACTTTGAGGGTGTCGTCCGAGTACCGCGCGGCGAGATGCACGGCCCTTGCGGCGAGCGTCCAGGAGACGCCGAGCCGCACGTGTTTCTTCAGGTGGTGGCGGTTCTGGTGAGCCAGGTCACTGACGCGGCGCATGCTGCGGGCGACTGCCTGAGCGTGCGGGAGGAGGTCGAGTCCGTCGGCGGTGATCACGACGCCGCGCGAATGCCGGGTGTAGAGTGGCGCGCCGACAGCGTCGGCCAGTGCGCGCAGCTGTCCGGACACGGCCGGCTGGCTGAGGTTCAGGAATTCTGCAGCCTTGCTGACACTGCCGAGTTCCGCCACGGCACTGAAGGTGATCAGGGATTCCGGATTGACGCGCACCTGCCGAGCATACCAGAGTCTGGTCAGGCAATATCGTCTGCGATTATATCTGATACCTGAACTTCAGATTTCGCCACAGTTCGGGTGCAGCGTTCAGAGCAGGCGGTTCAGCACGACGAAGGTGAAGGTCTGCACCTGACCGCCGGGCGTCAGGTGCTGTTCGTGCCGGGCCGCCGTCAGGTGGAAGGTGGGAGCGAAGATCCCCCCCAGCTGTTCGGGACCGTACTGCCGCGCTTCGAGTCCGCTGCAGCGTTTCGGGCCGTCTGGGGCGAACGTGCCGAGCACCAGTGTGCCGCCTGGCCGGACGGCACGGCTGGCCTGGTGCACGTAGCGGGCACGGTCGGCCTCGTCAGTCAGGAAATGGAACACGGCACGGTCATGCCAGAGCGCGTAGTGGCTCTGTGGCAGGTCGGCGTTCAGGAGGTCGGCACTCAGGTACCGTACCTGCGGCGCGCTTCCCAGGCGGGAGCGTGTCACGGCGAGCGCCTGCTCGGAGAGGTCCAGCAGGGTCAGGTCGCGTGCCCCGCGCCGGAGCAGGGCGTCGGCCAGTGCCGAGGCTCCTGCGCCCACGTCGATGATGGCGTCGTCCGGGTTCAGCTGCGCGCCAGCGATCAACTCCAGACTCAGGTGCGGCTCGGCCTGATACCAGCTGAGGGTGTCGGCGGACTTGGTCAGATAGACGGTGTTCCAGTGGTCGTGCAGGTCGGTGTTCAAGGTTCCTCCAGCGCCGGGGGCGGCAGGGCGGTCAGTGCGGCAGGCGGTCGCGGAGCACGCCGTACAGCCAGGTGCCGAGCAGAGCGAAGAACAACACGATCAGCATGGCCCACACGCCGCTGCCGAGCAGGGTGAAGACCGGGCCGGGACAGACGCCTGCCAGCCCCCAGCCGAGCCCGAAGATCAGGCCGCCGAGCACGTACCGGGGCAGGCCGGGATCCTTGGACTGGATTTGAATGGTCTGGCCCGTCAGCGAACGGGTCTGGAAGCGCCTGAGCAGCCAGGTGGTGGGCAGGCCGGTCAGGACGGCCGAGCCGATCAGGCCGTACATGTGGAAGGATTGGAAGCGGAACATCTCCTGAATGCGGTACCAGCTGGCCGCCTCGCTCTTCACGAGGACCACGCCGAAGAAGGTGCCGGCCAGCAGATAGGCGAGGAGAGAGAGAGCGGCGGGAAGGGAACGGGTCCGTCGTACGGAAGTGGTCGGGCTGTACGTCAAGGTGAGGGTCCTCTGGAAGTGGGTCGCCGGGCTACTTCAGCAGCAGCGGCAGGACGAAGTTGGCGCTCAGGATGCCGCCCGCGAAGAAACTGACGGTGGCCACCAGACTCGGGAACTGCCGCATGCTGAGCCCGGTGATGGCGTGCCCGCTGGTGCAGCCGCCCCCGTAGCGCGTACCGAAGCCCACCAGCAGACCGGAGAGCGACAGGATCAGCCACACGACCGGGCGGTGCAGGTCGAGCAGTTCTGGCGGGAGCAGTCCGGGCCGCAGGGAGACTCCGAGGTCATGCAGGGACTGAACGGCCCGGCTGCTGAGGTGGGTCGCGTGGGGGTTGGCGAACACCAGTCCGGCCAGCAGGCCGCCCAGCACCAGTCCAGCGGCGAACATCAGGTTCCAGCGTTCCTTGCGCCAGTCGTAGCGGAAGAAGGCGGGTTTGGCGGCGTCGGGCAGCAGGATGGCGCAGGCGTGCCGGAGGTTGGCGCTGATGCCGAAGGTCTTGTTGCCGAGCAGCAGCAGCGGCACCATCAGCCCGATCAGCGGGCCGCCGACATACCAGGGCCAGGGAGAGGTCAGAAGGTCGGTCATGGGCGGTTCACCAGTGTGGAGGTCTGCACCGCTGCAGCACGCTGAACACTTCCATGCAGGGCGTGCGGCAGGCTGGTGAGGAGGATGTAGCCGCCGAGCAGCACCAGGAAGCCCGCGAATGAGCGGCGCAGCAGCAGGGGTGAGCATCGGCTGGAGAGCTGAGCGCCCGCGAGGCTGCCCAGGATGCCGATCCCGGCGATCAGGCCGATGACCGGCCAGTGCAGTGGCGTGGCCTGTCCGGTCACGTGCATGGCGAAGCCCAGCGCGGAGTTCATGGCGATGATCACGAGGCTGGTACCGACTGCGCGGGCCATGCTCAGTCCAAGCAGCAGCACCAGAGCGGGCAGGATCAGGAAGCCGCCTCCCACGCCGACCACGCCGGTCAGCACGCCGACGCCCAGTCCGGCCAGCGTCACCTGCCACCACGCGCGGGGCCGGGAGCCAAGGTGTTCCGGCATGGGTCTGAACATCCGCACGGCGGCGATCAGCATGACCACGGCGAAGATCAGCAGCTGTACGGCGGCGGGCATCCGGTGGCTGAGCAGGGTCCCGAGTGAGGTGCCGAGCAGGCCGGGAATGCCGAACAGCAGGACGGCTCGGGCGTCGATACAGCGTTTCCTGAGGTGGGGTGCGGCACCGACCAGGGCGATCAGGCCCACGACGGCGAGGCTCTCGACGATGGCGAGCTTGCCGGACTCACCGACGAGGTACACCAGGACAGGCACAGTCAGGATGGAGCCGCCCGAGCCGAGCAGCCCGAGCGACAGTCCGATCAGCAGGGCGCCCAGGATCGTGAGGGTCACGCCAGACCGCCGGGTTCAGTGCCGGTCATCAGCGTCCGAGAACTC of the Deinococcus aquiradiocola genome contains:
- a CDS encoding LysR family transcriptional regulator is translated as MRVNPESLITFSAVAELGSVSKAAEFLNLSQPAVSGQLRALADAVGAPLYTRHSRGVVITADGLDLLPHAQAVARSMRRVSDLAHQNRHHLKKHVRLGVSWTLAARAVHLAARYSDDTLKVSLHSDHTPRLIQQVAEGELDATLAVDASHALPDGLEARRFSSEDLRLIVPHDHRLAGQGYVPLSTLQGETLLWPMPESSVRRRAARLLQVSGITPRHELELGSFLALRAALMDGVGVAILPGSMVRPELATGLVSSVGLEANDITLGYHVVSAPLSMLSGPVREVLGAV
- a CDS encoding class I SAM-dependent methyltransferase; translation: MNTDLHDHWNTVYLTKSADTLSWYQAEPHLSLELIAGAQLNPDDAIIDVGAGASALADALLRRGARDLTLLDLSEQALAVTRSRLGSAPQVRYLSADLLNADLPQSHYALWHDRAVFHFLTDEADRARYVHQASRAVRPGGTLVLGTFAPDGPKRCSGLEARQYGPEQLGGIFAPTFHLTAARHEQHLTPGGQVQTFTFVVLNRLL
- a CDS encoding YeeE/YedE family protein; the protein is MTDLLTSPWPWYVGGPLIGLMVPLLLLGNKTFGISANLRHACAILLPDAAKPAFFRYDWRKERWNLMFAAGLVLGGLLAGLVFANPHATHLSSRAVQSLHDLGVSLRPGLLPPELLDLHRPVVWLILSLSGLLVGFGTRYGGGCTSGHAITGLSMRQFPSLVATVSFFAGGILSANFVLPLLLK
- a CDS encoding sulfite exporter TauE/SafE family protein; amino-acid sequence: MTLTILGALLIGLSLGLLGSGGSILTVPVLVYLVGESGKLAIVESLAVVGLIALVGAAPHLRKRCIDARAVLLFGIPGLLGTSLGTLLSHRMPAAVQLLIFAVVMLIAAVRMFRPMPEHLGSRPRAWWQVTLAGLGVGVLTGVVGVGGGFLILPALVLLLGLSMARAVGTSLVIIAMNSALGFAMHVTGQATPLHWPVIGLIAGIGILGSLAGAQLSSRCSPLLLRRSFAGFLVLLGGYILLTSLPHALHGSVQRAAAVQTSTLVNRP
- a CDS encoding DUF6691 family protein yields the protein MTYSPTTSVRRTRSLPAALSLLAYLLAGTFFGVVLVKSEAASWYRIQEMFRFQSFHMYGLIGSAVLTGLPTTWLLRRFQTRSLTGQTIQIQSKDPGLPRYVLGGLIFGLGWGLAGVCPGPVFTLLGSGVWAMLIVLFFALLGTWLYGVLRDRLPH